One window of the Staphylococcus equorum genome contains the following:
- a CDS encoding Na+/H+ antiporter subunit G, whose amino-acid sequence MQITSEIVNLIAAFMMFLGSIIALISAIGLIKFQDVFLRSHASTKSSTLSVLLTLVGVIIYFISSQGYLSVRLILALVFINLTSPVGGHLISRAAYRTGAYMYRKSDAPRQTNILLSSKENNTFDMLKKRAEDREERRRKTYEKEHDY is encoded by the coding sequence ATGCAAATAACAAGCGAAATCGTTAATTTAATCGCAGCATTTATGATGTTTTTAGGAAGTATTATCGCATTAATAAGTGCAATAGGTTTAATAAAATTTCAAGATGTATTTTTACGAAGTCACGCATCGACTAAAAGTTCTACACTTTCAGTATTACTGACACTTGTAGGCGTTATTATCTATTTTATTTCTTCACAAGGTTATTTAAGCGTGCGACTTATTTTGGCATTGGTGTTTATTAATTTAACGTCGCCAGTCGGAGGACACTTAATATCACGTGCCGCTTATCGTACAGGGGCTTACATGTATCGTAAAAGTGACGCGCCAAGACAAACAAATATATTGTTGAGTTCTAAAGAAAATAATACATTTGATATGTTGAAAAAACGTGCAGAAGATCGTGAAGAACGAAGACGTAAAACATATGAAAAAGAACACGATTACTAA
- the mnhF2 gene encoding Na+/H+ antiporter Mnh2 subunit F, protein MIESLIDFFITSALILFGIALLLTLFRLIKGPTTADRVVAFDTASAILMSMVGMLSIVFGTFSFLDSILLIAIISFVSTVSISRFIEGGHVFNANNKRNR, encoded by the coding sequence ATGATAGAATCCCTTATTGATTTTTTCATTACAAGTGCTCTGATTTTGTTTGGAATTGCATTATTATTAACTTTATTTAGATTGATTAAAGGACCAACAACTGCTGATAGGGTAGTTGCTTTTGATACCGCAAGTGCCATACTTATGTCTATGGTAGGTATGCTCAGTATTGTCTTTGGTACATTCTCGTTCCTTGATTCAATTCTATTAATCGCTATTATTTCATTTGTAAGCACCGTTTCCATTTCTAGATTTATAGAAGGGGGGCACGTCTTCAATGCAAATAACAAGCGAAATCGTTAA
- the mnhE2 gene encoding Na+/H+ antiporter Mnh2 subunit E — MQQVLLNIVIAFLWVLFQDEESFKASTFSSGYLIGLLVIYILHRFFGQQFYLKKVWVTIKFLAVYLYQLVTSSMTTINYILFKTKDLNPGLVTYETTLSSDWEVSFLTILIIITPGSTVIRISKEKQKFFIHAIDVSDKEKQKLLKSIRQYEGLILEVAE, encoded by the coding sequence ATGCAACAAGTCTTGCTTAATATTGTCATTGCTTTTTTATGGGTGCTTTTTCAAGATGAAGAATCTTTTAAAGCATCAACGTTCTCCTCAGGTTATCTTATTGGCTTATTAGTTATCTATATTTTACACCGCTTTTTTGGACAGCAATTTTATCTGAAAAAAGTTTGGGTAACGATTAAATTTTTAGCTGTTTATCTATATCAACTAGTCACGTCTAGTATGACAACAATCAATTATATATTATTTAAAACTAAAGATTTAAATCCGGGCTTGGTAACTTATGAAACAACGTTAAGTAGTGATTGGGAAGTTAGCTTTTTAACAATTTTAATTATTATAACGCCTGGTTCAACAGTAATTAGAATCTCAAAAGAAAAACAAAAGTTCTTTATACACGCAATTGATGTGTCAGACAAAGAAAAACAAAAATTGTTAAAAAGTATTAGACAATATGAAGGACTCATATTGGAGGTGGCAGAATGA
- the mnhD2 gene encoding Na+/H+ antiporter Mnh2 subunit D — protein MLMSNLLILPLLLPAVCALALVFIRTNSRLSRIFSIGTMAVTTVISLFLLIHVMYNKPIALDFGGWEAPFGIQFVGDSLSLLMVTTSSFVVTLIMAYGFGRTEKRAIRYYLPSFILFLTVGVIGSFLTADLFNIYVMFEVMLLASFVLITLGQSIEQLRAAIIYVVLNILGSWLLLLGIGLLYKMTGTLNFALVAQRLNEMNDKSAITIVSMVFLIAFGAKAALVLFMWLPKAYAVLNTELAALFAALMTKVGAYALIRFFTLIFDGHEGITHPLLVFLACITMLIGAFGVLAYRDIKKIAAYQVILSIGFIILGLGSNTYAGVNGAIFYLANDIVVKTLLFFIIGSLVYITGYRQYRNLNGLAKQEPFFGVAFVVMILAIGGVPPFSGFPGKVFIFKGAIENGNYIGLALMIITSLIAMFSLFRIFFTMYLGNEKKAEETEFKKIPTYRKGLIGILTAVILAMGLAAPLIFKVTDNATHLNMDDGLYEKMVNPHLVKEDK, from the coding sequence ATGCTAATGAGTAATTTATTAATACTACCGTTACTTCTCCCAGCAGTTTGTGCATTAGCCCTTGTCTTCATCCGTACTAACAGCAGATTGTCTCGAATTTTTTCAATTGGAACGATGGCTGTTACAACCGTTATTTCATTGTTCTTATTAATTCACGTAATGTATAACAAACCTATTGCCTTAGATTTTGGAGGATGGGAAGCACCTTTTGGTATTCAATTTGTTGGTGATTCATTAAGTTTATTGATGGTTACTACATCCAGTTTCGTTGTTACGTTAATTATGGCTTATGGTTTTGGTAGAACAGAGAAAAGAGCAATACGCTATTATCTACCAAGTTTCATCTTATTCTTAACTGTAGGTGTTATAGGTTCATTTTTAACAGCTGACTTATTCAATATATATGTCATGTTTGAAGTTATGTTATTGGCATCCTTCGTACTTATCACATTAGGACAATCAATTGAGCAATTACGTGCTGCAATTATTTATGTGGTACTTAATATACTTGGATCATGGTTGTTACTTCTAGGTATTGGGTTGCTTTATAAAATGACAGGTACGTTAAACTTTGCTCTTGTAGCACAGCGATTGAATGAGATGAATGACAAAAGTGCTATAACGATTGTGTCTATGGTCTTTTTAATTGCCTTTGGTGCTAAAGCAGCATTAGTGCTCTTTATGTGGTTACCTAAAGCCTATGCAGTTTTAAATACAGAACTTGCAGCACTGTTTGCAGCATTAATGACTAAAGTAGGGGCTTACGCATTAATCCGGTTCTTTACATTGATTTTTGATGGTCATGAAGGCATTACGCATCCACTACTGGTATTTTTAGCTTGTATTACAATGCTGATTGGAGCATTTGGCGTACTTGCTTATCGTGATATTAAAAAGATTGCAGCATATCAAGTTATACTTTCAATTGGATTTATCATATTAGGATTAGGATCAAATACCTACGCTGGTGTCAATGGCGCTATTTTCTATTTAGCCAATGACATTGTCGTTAAGACATTGCTATTCTTTATTATTGGTAGTTTAGTCTATATTACTGGATACAGACAATATAGAAATTTAAATGGTCTAGCCAAACAAGAACCATTTTTTGGTGTGGCTTTTGTAGTTATGATCTTAGCTATCGGAGGCGTACCACCATTTAGTGGTTTCCCTGGTAAAGTATTCATTTTTAAAGGTGCTATAGAAAATGGTAATTATATTGGCTTAGCTTTAATGATAATTACAAGTTTAATTGCAATGTTTAGCTTGTTCAGAATCTTCTTTACGATGTATCTAGGTAATGAGAAGAAAGCTGAAGAAACAGAATTTAAAAAGATACCTACGTATCGTAAAGGTCTCATTGGGATATTGACAGCAGTGATACTCGCTATGGGACTTGCAGCGCCATTGATTTTCAAAGTGACAGATAATGCGACACATTTAAATATGGATGATGGACTATATGAAAAAATGGTTAACCCTCATTTAGTGAAGGAGGATAAATAA
- the mnhC2 gene encoding Na+/H+ antiporter Mnh2 subunit C, translating into MNLILLMVIGFLIFIGTYMILSVNLIRIVIGISIYTHAGNLIIMSMGQYGKNMVEPLIGEGSKNFVDPLLQAIVLTAIVIGFAMTAFLLVLVYRTYRVTKEDEIDVLRGDDDDANE; encoded by the coding sequence ATGAATCTTATATTATTAATGGTTATTGGCTTTTTAATATTTATCGGAACGTATATGATATTATCAGTCAATTTAATAAGAATCGTTATAGGTATATCTATTTACACACATGCAGGCAATTTAATTATTATGAGTATGGGTCAGTATGGCAAGAATATGGTTGAACCTTTGATAGGAGAAGGCAGTAAAAACTTTGTTGATCCTTTATTACAGGCAATTGTGTTAACGGCGATTGTAATTGGCTTTGCAATGACAGCTTTTCTATTAGTACTTGTATATAGAACGTATCGTGTAACAAAAGAAGATGAAATTGATGTATTGAGAGGTGATGACGACGATGCTAATGAGTAA
- the mnhB2 gene encoding Na+/H+ antiporter Mnh2 subunit B yields MKENDVVLRTVTKIVVFILLTFGFYLFLAGHNNPGGGFIGGLVFSSAFILMFLAFDVKQVLVALPLDFRILMIIGSLVSFATAVVPMFFGKPFLYQTDAYVQLPLLGEVHLTTVTLFEAGIVLSVVGVVVTVMLSISGGRS; encoded by the coding sequence ATGAAAGAGAATGATGTTGTATTACGAACGGTAACCAAGATTGTCGTTTTTATATTGTTAACTTTTGGATTTTATCTGTTTTTGGCAGGTCATAATAATCCAGGTGGCGGCTTTATTGGTGGTCTTGTATTTAGCTCAGCATTTATTTTAATGTTCTTGGCCTTCGATGTTAAACAAGTGTTAGTTGCTTTGCCTTTAGATTTTAGAATATTAATGATCATAGGTTCATTAGTTTCTTTTGCTACTGCAGTTGTACCTATGTTTTTTGGTAAACCGTTCCTTTACCAAACTGACGCATATGTACAATTACCTTTGTTAGGTGAAGTCCATTTAACGACCGTAACGTTATTTGAAGCAGGTATTGTATTATCTGTTGTAGGTGTTGTCGTAACGGTTATGTTATCTATAAGTGGTGGTCGATCATGA
- a CDS encoding DUF4040 family protein has product MSLIYLLGALIIIMVAVLCTLINPKFQRFAGQIALIAPIISSIYFLWQIPQVMAGHFVTVKIPWLTLLDINIDFRLDGLSLFFSLLISLIGLAVFYYATQYLSKEHDNLPRFYVYLLLFMLSMLGIVTANNTILMYVFWELTSVSSFLLIAYWYNKGDSQFGAIQSFMITVFGGLALLAGFIMIYTVTGTNSITSIIEQSDKIAQSDLFIPIIILILIGAFTKSAQFPFHIWLPKAMAAPTPVSAYLHSATMVKAGIFLLFRFTPVLGLSDFYIYCVTFVGLITMIFGAINAIRQVDMKAILAYSTISQLGMIVSMVGLGGGFAQHPTGELSKIYGLILFAALFHLMNHALFKGALFMGVGIIDHETGTRDIRRLSGLRKVFPITHIIMLLSALSMAGIPFLNGFLSKEMFFDGLVSAHQLPQFNIFLTVIIAVIGVVASIFTLIYAVYLIKEVFWGDYQKADLPIKNPHEPFMFTLPSAIMMILLPIIFFVPNIFGHYIILPALRSITIGENVDKIAPHVSQWHGFNLPLILSLIVMIVGFTAAFKIDWKKYANKIKVTSITDLYLGSYKQFEHYSGYGIRSLMNNRLNHYITLTLLIFIMVVVYGVIQTGFPKVQQIHVSEFGPLEVITLIVVFVLGIALTFIRQRLTMVILNGIIGYCVTIFFILMKAPDLALTQLVVETITTILFIVSFSRLPNVPRTKVHKKREAVKIIVSLLMAVIVVMLVFIAQQSDSMPTISTFYHDAYELSGGKNIVNSILGDFRALDTLFEGMVLIIAGLGIYTLLNFKERRGQDERE; this is encoded by the coding sequence GATTAGATGGATTGAGTTTATTCTTCAGTTTATTAATTTCACTCATTGGTTTAGCCGTATTTTACTACGCAACTCAATATTTATCTAAAGAACATGACAATTTACCACGTTTTTATGTATATTTATTACTTTTTATGCTCAGTATGTTAGGTATCGTTACTGCTAACAATACGATTCTTATGTATGTGTTTTGGGAGTTAACAAGTGTATCTTCGTTCTTGCTTATTGCCTATTGGTACAATAAAGGTGATAGTCAATTTGGGGCCATACAATCATTTATGATTACAGTCTTTGGTGGTTTGGCATTATTAGCAGGTTTCATTATGATTTATACTGTAACAGGAACAAATTCAATAACTTCAATTATTGAACAGAGTGATAAAATTGCCCAGAGTGACTTGTTTATACCTATTATTATTCTCATTTTAATAGGGGCATTTACAAAGTCAGCTCAATTTCCATTTCACATTTGGTTACCGAAAGCGATGGCTGCTCCAACACCAGTAAGTGCGTATCTACATTCGGCAACAATGGTTAAAGCAGGTATATTCTTGCTATTTAGATTTACACCTGTATTAGGTTTAAGTGATTTCTATATTTATTGTGTGACATTCGTTGGTTTAATCACAATGATTTTTGGCGCAATCAATGCGATACGTCAAGTCGATATGAAAGCAATATTAGCTTATTCTACAATTAGTCAACTAGGTATGATTGTATCAATGGTAGGACTAGGTGGAGGGTTTGCTCAACATCCAACAGGTGAACTTTCTAAAATTTATGGTTTAATACTGTTCGCAGCTTTATTCCATTTAATGAATCATGCTTTGTTTAAAGGTGCGCTGTTTATGGGTGTAGGTATTATTGACCATGAGACAGGTACAAGAGATATTCGTCGCTTATCAGGTTTAAGAAAAGTGTTTCCCATTACACATATAATAATGTTACTTTCTGCTTTATCGATGGCAGGTATTCCATTTTTAAATGGCTTCTTGAGTAAGGAAATGTTCTTTGACGGACTTGTGAGCGCACACCAATTACCCCAATTCAATATATTCCTTACGGTAATTATTGCGGTGATAGGCGTTGTAGCAAGTATATTTACTTTGATTTATGCAGTTTACTTGATTAAGGAAGTTTTCTGGGGAGACTATCAGAAAGCAGATTTACCGATAAAAAATCCGCATGAACCATTCATGTTCACACTACCTTCTGCAATTATGATGATTTTGTTACCGATTATATTCTTTGTTCCAAATATATTTGGACATTATATTATTTTACCGGCGTTACGAAGTATCACAATTGGAGAAAATGTAGATAAAATAGCGCCACATGTATCGCAGTGGCACGGATTTAATTTACCGTTGATTTTAAGTTTGATTGTAATGATTGTTGGCTTCACAGCAGCATTTAAAATCGATTGGAAAAAATATGCTAATAAGATTAAAGTAACATCAATTACAGATCTATATTTAGGGTCATATAAACAATTTGAACATTATTCAGGATATGGAATCCGTAGCTTAATGAATAACCGTTTAAATCATTACATCACATTAACTTTACTTATTTTTATAATGGTTGTGGTATATGGAGTTATTCAAACAGGATTTCCAAAAGTGCAACAAATTCATGTGAGTGAATTTGGTCCGTTAGAAGTGATCACATTAATTGTTGTATTTGTACTAGGTATTGCTTTAACATTTATACGTCAACGTTTAACAATGGTTATTTTAAATGGAATTATCGGTTATTGTGTAACGATATTCTTTATTTTAATGAAAGCACCAGATTTAGCATTAACACAATTAGTTGTCGAAACGATTACAACAATATTATTTATTGTTAGTTTCTCAAGACTACCCAACGTACCGCGTACAAAAGTTCACAAAAAACGTGAAGCGGTCAAAATTATTGTATCGCTATTGATGGCAGTGATTGTAGTCATGCTTGTATTTATTGCACAACAAAGTGACTCGATGCCTACAATTTCGACATTTTACCATGATGCATATGAGTTGTCAGGCGGCAAAAACATTGTAAATTCCATTCTTGGTGACTTCCGTGCACTAGATACTTTATTTGAAGGTATGGTGCTCATCATTGCTGGTTTAGGAATTTATACATTACTTAACTTTAAAGAACGGAGGGGTCAAGATGAAAGAGAATGA